One region of Malania oleifera isolate guangnan ecotype guangnan chromosome 6, ASM2987363v1, whole genome shotgun sequence genomic DNA includes:
- the LOC131157776 gene encoding auxin-induced protein IAA6-like: MEKEGFGLDITELRLGLPGGADRNEKKRVFSEIEGGGKDGRKVSSATQDKKSSEVVVGWPPVCSYRRKNSFNEEKDINNGGKLYVKVSMDGAPFLRKMDLTSHRDYSDLLHAFDRLFDCFGIGEVLEDADNSEYVPIYEDKDGDWMLLGDVPWDMFVESCKRLRIMKRSEALGLELHPKNYLRLKTNDDD, translated from the exons ATGGAGAAAGAAGGTTTCGGGCTGGATATAACGGAGCTCCGGCTGGGTCTCCCCGGCGGAGCGGATAGAAATGAGAAGAAGAGGGTGTTTTCGGAGATCGAGGGCGGGGGAAAGGACGGCCGGAAAGTGTCGTCGGCGACGCAGGATAAGAAGAGTAGTGAGGTGGTTGTGGGGTGGCCGCCGGTGTGCTCGTACCGGAGGAAGAACAGCTTTAACGAAGAGAAGGATATTAATAATGGGGGGAAGCTGTACGTTAAGGTGAGCATGGATGGAGCGCCGTTTCTCCGGAAGATGGATTTGACGAGTCACCGGGACTACTCCGATCTTCTCCATGCTTTCGACCGCCTCTTTGATTGTTTTGGCATCG GTGAGGTGCTAGAGGATGCAGACAATTCTGAATACGTTCCCATCTATGAAGACAAAGATGGAGACTGGATGCTGCTTGGAGACGTTCCATGGGA CATGTTCGTTGAATCATGCAAGAGGCTGAGGATTATGAAGAGGTCGGAGGCCTTGGGTTTGGAGCTGCACCCCAAAAATTACCTAAGGTTAAAGACGAACGACGATGATTAA